A region of Haliotis asinina isolate JCU_RB_2024 chromosome 9, JCU_Hal_asi_v2, whole genome shotgun sequence DNA encodes the following proteins:
- the LOC137297209 gene encoding uncharacterized protein, translating to MGSPLSPNLTEIYMTHFEEKSLVSSPIHPVCWYRKVDDTFVILRKDQDPTSLLQHLNTQHPRIKFTMETENDNKLTFLDVFVSRDPCNKKTKTTLYRKPTHSDKYIHFNSNHPPKTKSGVISTLRRVPRIFTPAAMTYNRNSATYNMSLPTSTSIHLT from the coding sequence ATGGGATCCCCTCTTTCCCCAAACCTCACTGAAATCTACATGACccattttgaagaaaaatcCCTGGTCTCCTCCCCCATCCATCCTGTCTGCTGGTATAGGAAGGTGGATGATACCTTTGTTATCCTCAGGAAAGATCAAGATCCCACCTCACTACTCCAGCACCTCAACACCCAACACCCCCgtatcaagttcaccatggagacagAAAACGACAACAAACTCACCTTCCTAGATGTCTTTGTATCCAGAGACCCCTGCAACAAAAAGACCAAAACCACACTGTACAGGAAACCCACCCACTCTGACAAGTACATCCACTTCAACTCCAACCACCCCCCTAAAACCAAGTCTGGTGTCATATCTACCCTAAGAAGAGTGCCAAGAATATTTACTCCAGCAGCGATGACCTACAACAGGAACTCAGCCACTTACAATATGTCTTTACCAACTTCAACCAGTATCCATCTAACCTAG